The Helicobacter pylori genome includes a window with the following:
- the hopM gene encoding Hop family outer membrane protein HopM/HopN: protein MKKSLFLSLSLMASLSMAEDDGFYMSVGYQIGEAVQKVKNTGALQNLADRYDNLNNLLNQYNYLNSLVNLASTPSAITGAIDNLSSSAINLTSATTTSPAYQAVALALNAAVGMWQVIALFIGCGPGPTNNQSYQSFGNTPALKGTTTTCNQAYGTGPNGILSIDEYQKLNQAYQIIQTALNQNQGGGMPALNDTTKTGVVNIQQTNYRTTTQNNIIEHYYTENGKEIPTSYSGGSAFSPTIQLKYNNDAETLLQQAATIMQVLTTQNPHVQTSNGGKAWGLSSTPGNVMDIFGPSFNAINEMIKNAQAVLEKTKQLNANENTQITQPDNFNPYTSKDKIFAQEMLNRANAQAEILNLAQQVANNFHSIQGPIQGDLEECKAGSAGVITNNTWGSGCAFVKETLNSLEQHTAYYGNQVNQEKALAQTILNFKEALNTLNKDSTAINNGISHLPNAKSLQNMTHSTQNPNSPEGLLTYSLDTNKYNQLQTITQELGKNPFRRIGVIDYQNNNGAMNGIGVQVGYKQFFGKKRNWGLRYYGFFDYNHAYIKSNFFNSASDVWTYGVGMDALYNFINDKNTNFLGKNNKLSVGLFGGFALAGTSWLNSEFVNLNMVGNIYSAKMNVANFQFLFNLGLRMNLARPKKKDSDHAAQHGIELGFKIPTINTNYYSFMGAKLEYRRMYSLFLNYVFAY, encoded by the coding sequence ATGAAAAAATCCCTCTTTCTCTCTCTTTCTCTCATGGCTTCACTATCAATGGCTGAAGATGACGGATTTTACATGAGCGTGGGCTATCAGATCGGTGAAGCGGTTCAAAAAGTGAAAAACACAGGAGCACTACAAAATCTTGCGGACAGATACGATAACTTAAACAACCTTTTAAACCAATACAATTACTTAAATTCCTTAGTCAATCTAGCCAGCACACCGAGTGCGATTACCGGTGCGATTGACAATCTAAGCTCAAGCGCAATCAATCTCACTAGCGCTACCACCACTTCTCCGGCCTATCAAGCTGTGGCTTTAGCGCTCAATGCCGCTGTGGGCATGTGGCAAGTCATAGCCCTTTTTATTGGCTGTGGCCCTGGCCCTACCAACAATCAAAGCTACCAATCGTTTGGTAACACACCAGCCCTTAAGGGGACAACCACCACTTGTAATCAAGCGTATGGGACAGGTCCCAATGGCATTCTATCCATTGACGAATACCAAAAACTCAACCAAGCTTATCAAATTATCCAAACCGCTTTAAACCAAAACCAAGGAGGCGGAATGCCTGCCTTGAATGACACCACCAAAACAGGGGTAGTCAACATACAACAAACCAATTATAGGACCACTACACAAAACAATATCATAGAGCATTATTATACAGAGAATGGGAAAGAGATCCCAACCTCTTATTCAGGCGGATCAGCATTCTCGCCTACGATACAATTGAAATACAACAATGACGCTGAAACCTTATTGCAACAAGCCGCTACTATCATGCAAGTCCTCACCACTCAAAACCCGCATGTGCAAACGAGCAATGGCGGTAAAGCATGGGGGTTGAGTTCTACGCCTGGGAATGTGATGGATATTTTTGGCCCTTCTTTTAACGCTATTAACGAGATGATTAAAAACGCTCAAGCCGTTTTAGAAAAAACCAAACAGCTTAACGCTAATGAAAATACCCAAATCACACAACCAGACAATTTCAACCCCTACACTTCCAAAGACAAAATCTTCGCTCAAGAAATGCTCAACAGAGCGAACGCTCAAGCAGAGATTTTAAATTTAGCCCAACAAGTTGCGAATAATTTCCACAGCATCCAAGGGCCTATCCAAGGGGATTTGGAAGAATGTAAAGCAGGATCGGCTGGTGTGATCACCAATAACACTTGGGGTTCAGGCTGCGCGTTTGTGAAGGAAACTTTAAACTCTTTGGAGCAACACACCGCTTATTATGGCAATCAGGTCAATCAAGAGAAAGCTTTGGCTCAAACCATTTTGAATTTTAAAGAAGCCCTTAACACCCTGAATAAAGACTCTACAGCGATTAATAATGGTATCTCTCACTTGCCTAATGCTAAGTCTCTTCAAAACATGACGCATTCCACTCAAAACCCTAATTCCCCAGAAGGTCTGCTCACTTATTCTTTGGATACCAACAAATACAACCAGCTCCAAACCATCACGCAAGAATTAGGCAAAAACCCCTTTAGGCGCATCGGCGTGATTGACTATCAAAACAATAACGGCGCAATGAACGGGATCGGCGTGCAAGTGGGCTATAAGCAATTCTTTGGCAAAAAAAGGAATTGGGGGTTAAGGTATTATGGTTTCTTTGATTATAACCATGCTTATATCAAATCTAATTTTTTTAACTCGGCTTCTGATGTGTGGACTTATGGGGTGGGTATGGACGCTCTTTATAACTTCATTAACGATAAAAACACCAACTTTTTAGGCAAAAATAACAAACTCTCTGTGGGGCTTTTTGGTGGCTTTGCGCTAGCCGGGACTTCGTGGCTTAATTCTGAATTCGTGAATTTGAACATGGTGGGCAATATCTATAGCGCTAAGATGAATGTGGCTAATTTCCAATTTTTATTCAATCTAGGCTTGAGAATGAACCTCGCTAGGCCTAAGAAAAAAGACAGCGATCATGCCGCTCAGCATGGCATTGAACTAGGTTTTAAAATCCCTACGATCAACACCAACTATTATTCTTTCATGGGCGCCAAACTAGAATACAGAAGGATGTATAGCCTTTTTCTCAATTATGTGTTTGCTTATTAA
- the kdsB gene encoding 3-deoxy-manno-octulosonate cytidylyltransferase — translation MIIIPARLKSSRFENKALKDIFGLPMVVRCAKNANLVDECVVACDDESIMQTCQKFRIKAVLTSKHHNSGTERCLEAARILGLKSDERVLNLQGDEPFLEKEVILALLEATKNTPFMATCAKVIDEERAKSPNLVKVVLDNQNNALYFSRSLIPFLRDASAKRQTPLLGHIGIYGFHNKEILEELCALKPCVLEELEKLEQLRALYYQKKIAVKIVQSQSVGIDTKEDLENALKIFSPNLLER, via the coding sequence ATGATTATCATTCCTGCTAGATTAAAATCCAGTCGTTTTGAAAATAAAGCGCTAAAAGATATTTTTGGCTTGCCTATGGTAGTGCGTTGCGCTAAAAATGCGAATCTTGTAGATGAATGCGTAGTCGCTTGCGACGATGAAAGCATCATGCAAACATGCCAAAAATTCCGCATTAAAGCGGTGCTAACCTCCAAACACCACAATAGCGGCACAGAACGCTGTTTGGAAGCGGCGCGAATTTTAGGGTTAAAAAGCGATGAAAGGGTTTTAAACTTGCAAGGCGATGAGCCTTTTTTAGAAAAAGAAGTCATTTTAGCCTTATTAGAAGCCACCAAAAACACCCCTTTCATGGCGACTTGCGCTAAAGTCATTGATGAAGAGCGAGCCAAAAGCCCCAATTTAGTCAAAGTGGTTTTAGACAATCAAAATAACGCCTTGTATTTTTCGCGCTCCCTTATCCCTTTTTTACGAGATGCTAGTGCGAAACGCCAAACCCCCCTTTTAGGGCATATCGGTATTTATGGCTTCCACAATAAAGAAATATTAGAGGAATTGTGCGCTTTAAAACCTTGCGTTTTAGAGGAACTGGAAAAATTAGAGCAATTAAGGGCTTTGTATTATCAAAAAAAGATTGCAGTGAAAATCGTTCAAAGCCAAAGCGTAGGCATTGACACCAAAGAGGATTTAGAAAACGCTTTGAAAATTTTTAGCCCCAATCTCCTTGAGCGATAA
- a CDS encoding SulP family inorganic anion transporter, with product MFEKIQKEWLSNIQKDLLSGFVVGLSVIPETAGFAIMVGLDVGVAFYTTFYMAFVLSLFGARKAMISAAAGSVALILVGVVKNYGLEYAGVATLMAGVLQILLGYLKVGNLLRFIPQSVMYGFVNALGILLLMEQFKFLQNQNLGVFVLLAIGILIIYLFPLITKKIPSNLICILAVSAIALIFDMHAPNLGSIEQGVSGFHFIIIPKNLDFKILIELLPYALSLALVGAIESLLTAKTLDVILKDGVSDKNKETKAQGLGNIISGLLGGMTGCALVGQSIINAKSGAKTRLSTFFAGFSLMVLILVFNEYVVKIPIVAVVAVMVMISFTTFNFQSIINIKKIKLYDTLNMLLVVAVVLYTHNLAIGVVVGVLVNVLWIKSEGIA from the coding sequence ATGTTTGAAAAGATACAAAAAGAATGGTTGAGCAACATTCAAAAAGATTTGTTGTCTGGTTTTGTGGTGGGGCTTTCTGTGATCCCAGAGACGGCCGGCTTTGCGATCATGGTGGGTTTAGATGTGGGCGTGGCGTTTTATACGACCTTTTACATGGCTTTTGTGTTGTCTCTTTTTGGGGCTAGAAAGGCGATGATTAGCGCAGCGGCCGGCTCAGTGGCGCTCATTTTAGTGGGTGTGGTTAAAAATTATGGGCTTGAATACGCGGGCGTGGCGACTCTTATGGCAGGGGTGTTGCAAATTCTTTTAGGTTATTTGAAAGTAGGGAATCTTTTGAGGTTTATCCCCCAATCAGTGATGTATGGCTTTGTGAACGCGCTAGGCATTTTGCTTTTAATGGAGCAATTCAAATTCCTTCAAAACCAAAATTTAGGGGTGTTTGTCTTACTCGCTATTGGGATATTGATCATTTACCTCTTCCCCTTAATCACTAAAAAAATCCCCTCTAATCTGATTTGTATCCTTGCAGTGAGCGCGATCGCTTTAATTTTTGATATGCATGCGCCGAATTTGGGGAGCATTGAGCAAGGGGTTTCAGGCTTTCATTTCATCATTATCCCAAAAAATTTGGATTTTAAAATTTTGATAGAGTTGTTGCCTTACGCTCTTTCTTTAGCGCTAGTAGGCGCGATAGAAAGTTTATTGACCGCTAAAACTTTAGATGTGATTTTAAAAGACGGCGTGAGCGATAAAAATAAAGAAACTAAAGCGCAAGGCTTGGGGAATATCATCTCAGGGCTTTTGGGGGGAATGACAGGGTGCGCTTTGGTGGGGCAGTCTATCATCAACGCAAAATCCGGGGCTAAAACAAGGCTTTCTACTTTTTTTGCCGGCTTTTCTTTAATGGTGCTGATATTAGTGTTTAATGAATATGTGGTTAAGATCCCCATTGTGGCGGTTGTGGCGGTGATGGTGATGATTTCTTTCACCACTTTTAATTTCCAATCCATTATTAACATTAAAAAAATCAAGCTCTATGACACGCTCAACATGCTCTTAGTCGTGGCGGTGGTTTTATACACGCATAATTTAGCGATAGGGGTTGTGGTGGGGGTTTTAGTCAATGTGTTATGGATCAAATCTGAAGGGATTGCGTGA
- a CDS encoding sulfite exporter TauE/SafE family protein, whose product MEESTAFILALVGLFTGITAGFFGIGGGEIVVPSAIFAHFSYSQAVGISLMQMLFSSVVGSIINYKKGLLDLREGSFAALGGLMGAILGSFILKIINDKILMTIFVVVVCYTFIKYAFSSNKKPEHFEEMHFDLHANNKTPEKKRPIPFVSMDRTHGVLMLAGFVTGIFSIPLGMGGGILMVPFLGYFLKYDSKKIVPLGLFFVVFASLSGVISLYNGKVLDDISVQAGVITGIGAFLGVGIGIKLIALANEKVHKILLLLIYALSILATLHKLIMG is encoded by the coding sequence ATGGAAGAATCAACAGCGTTTATTTTGGCTCTTGTGGGGCTATTCACTGGCATTACCGCCGGGTTTTTTGGTATTGGTGGGGGGGAGATTGTCGTCCCTAGTGCGATTTTTGCCCATTTTAGCTATAGCCAAGCGGTGGGTATTTCGCTCATGCAAATGCTTTTTTCTTCAGTGGTCGGCTCTATCATCAATTACAAAAAGGGCTTATTGGATTTGAGAGAAGGCTCATTTGCCGCGCTTGGAGGGCTAATGGGGGCGATTTTAGGGAGCTTTATTTTAAAGATCATTAACGATAAAATTTTAATGACTATATTTGTGGTGGTGGTGTGCTACACCTTTATCAAATACGCTTTTTCTAGCAACAAGAAACCAGAGCATTTTGAAGAAATGCATTTTGATTTGCATGCGAATAACAAAACGCCCGAAAAAAAGCGCCCAATCCCCTTTGTGTCTATGGATAGAACGCATGGGGTTTTGATGCTCGCCGGTTTTGTTACCGGCATTTTTTCTATCCCGCTAGGCATGGGTGGAGGGATTTTAATGGTGCCGTTTTTGGGCTATTTTTTGAAATACGATTCTAAAAAAATCGTGCCTTTGGGGCTATTTTTTGTGGTGTTCGCTTCTTTATCCGGGGTCATTTCTCTTTATAACGGGAAGGTTCTTGATGATATAAGCGTTCAAGCGGGGGTGATTACCGGTATTGGAGCGTTTTTAGGGGTGGGCATTGGCATCAAGCTCATTGCTTTGGCTAATGAAAAGGTGCATAAAATCCTGTTGCTCCTCATTTATGCTTTAAGCATTTTAGCGACTTTACACAAGCTCATTATGGGTTAA